The DNA sequence TGCGAGGCGTTCATCCGGGCAGAAGTCCACCGCCAGCCCGACCTCCTGCTGGATGAACTTTGTGCACGGGTGGCGGCTGAAAAAGGTGTCGTCGCCAGCCGGAGCATGATGTGTCGGGAATTGGCCTTGTTGAAATTGCCGCTCAAAAAAAGAGCCTCCACGACAGCCAGCGGGACACGCCGCGGGTCAAGCAGGCACGCGCCGCCTTTGCCGAGGGGGTGGACGCGTTCTTGACCCCCGTCCTCGACCGGCTGAAATTTCTCGATGAAAGTGGGACGCATTTGGGCTTGACGCGGCTCTACGGACGAGCGGCGCCTGGGGCGCGGGTCCCAGAAGGCACGTCGGGCTATTCGGGGCCGCACTATACTGTGGTGGCGGCGCTGAGCCTGACCGGCATCCACGCGCCGTGGGTGTTTGAAGGGGCGATGAACGCGCTGGCGTTTCGAGCGTACGTGGAACACGAACTGGGACCGAGCCTGGAGCCGGGCGATCTCGTCATTCTGGACAACCTGTCGGCCCACAAAGATGCCGAAGCCCGTGCGTTGATAGAAGCGCGTGGGGCACACCTGCTCTTCCTGCCGCCCTACTCGTCCGATTTCAATCCGATTGAACTCGGCTGGGCCGCCGTCAAGAAAGCGTTGCGCGCTGCCAAACCGCGCACCTTGGACGCCTTGGTCGAAGCGCTGCGGAAGGCGCTGCTGGCCATCACGCCTGAACATGCTGACGCTTGGTTCGCTCACTGTGGT is a window from the Candidatus Acidiferrales bacterium genome containing:
- a CDS encoding IS630 family transposase; translated protein: MSGIGLVEIAAQKKSLHDSQRDTPRVKQARAAFAEGVDAFLTPVLDRLKFLDESGTHLGLTRLYGRAAPGARVPEGTSGYSGPHYTVVAALSLTGIHAPWVFEGAMNALAFRAYVEHELGPSLEPGDLVILDNLSAHKDAEARALIEARGAHLLFLPPYSSDFNPIELGWAAVKKALRAAKPRTLDALVEALRKALLAITPEHADAWFAHCGYDPA